The region AACGAGCTGAGATGCCAGAGAAATCTCAATGAAAGCCCTGCTCCCAGACCCATTGCAAAGGGAGCAATCACAACGTGAAAGCTTCTGGTAGCACTCATTACAGAAATAGTGTAGAATTAAGGCGGAAAACTGCTTTTTAAAATGGTAAAGTGATGGTGGTATGCTATCGCAACAAAGCTTTAGCAAATCTGCAACGGCCTCTTGTGTTAGATTGTCCTTGAAGCTGTATTTGCACACTAGACTGAGGTATGTTGGTatcagagctagagctagagctagaggcAAACGAAAGAGAGGCACAGGGGCCGGTGCAAGTAGTATCAGTGCCTTCTTCATTGTCACACTCGTCTAACACGCTTTCTTCTGGTAAGAGGTCATTAAGGGGATCACTTGTAAAGTTCAAGTCAACGATTCCTTCCTGCTCGATTGTGATGTCAGTAGCAACACTACTTCGGTGTGTAGATCTACCATCAGGACTGTGCAGAGTAGCACTTTCGTCTTCAAAATCGAAGGTTGTCGTGTCATGCGTGTTCTCGACCTCACTAGAATCTCTTTCTGTTAGTTTTCGCTTCTTGAGTATCCGATATCTGTGTGTACCACTTGTTGCTTCTCAAGCCATTCATGCAGAAAACGTAGAGAATAGCTAGTTCTACTAGCATTGCTTGCCATAATGTGTTATTTACTAGACTGTGCATGTGGACTTGTACAGTACTTGTACTGCTGTTTCTAGTTCTGATCTGAACATGGCTGGGCCACGCCCAGCTAGCACTTCCGGCAGCACTAAAGTTCTGTGGCTTCTGATTGCCAAGCCACGTGAGTAGCCTGGctattatgtagatctattgCACCACGTGGCCAATTACCACCTGGCTATTTTTTGCTTAGCACCAGTTAGAACTATAGAAGTTGAACCAGATAGACACCAGTGCTAATTATTGTAAACCAGTTTAGACTAGTCTACATAATGCCTTCATTTGTTCTTTTAAGATGGATTGGCGAAGAAAGTATGAGCGTTCGTCCTCAATCAACTATCAAGCTCAATCAACTATCAAGAAGGAACTATCAAGAAGGGACACAAAGTGTTCCTTGGTGCTTTTGCACACTTCAAGTGGGGAGGAAAGTATTATGAAGCAGAGGTGCTGGCGTTGTCAGGTAATTTATATGCTGAAAGTAGACCTACGTATATACTTACGTATATACTTTATAAAAATTATCAGTCTACCATGAAGCtttaataatttatatgtaaTCCTGTAATCCTGTAATCCTGTGTATGTTCGTACCTATATAGAGAATGAGCAGAACTTGATGAACATACTTGATTAATTGACAGATGGTGAGGTCACTCGTGATCTTGAAGGGTGGTGGTGAAGATGTTGTAGCTGACTCGACTACACCTGAAAAATTACCAACTAAACCTATTGACAAATTGCCTACTAAACCTGCTCCTACTAAACCTGCTGACAAAGTGCCAATTAAAAAAAGTCTAAAAGCCAAAAAAGTTTCTTCAGCTAAGGCTCGTGCAAAGGATCTATTTAAACACCCCCGTTACAGTGAGACAATTCTACCATTGATGCTCAGGCAGTGGTGCGTTGTATTTATAATCCTCGTGCAATCAAAATATTGggagcatgcatgtgtgcaaatAGAAGCGTACGTGTTACTTAATTGCAATTACTGTAGTCCCTCTATTCATGTATAGGTATCTCCTCAGACGGATGTGGTTAAAAGAAGTGACGAGCAACTACTTGAGGTAATTATAAGTGTAcaataaaaaattaataatgtttATAGGATTTGGATCAAGGTAATCAGCTGAACGATTCGGGGATGTTTGATGCGAGTTTCAATGTAAGTTTGCTTATAATTCAAGctgcacatgtgtatacatttcCACATTTTTCTAGGATCTTAAAGCCTTTGAACCATTAGCACCACCACCGAACCTGGCCAGTGATCATACTATGAAGCAACGACCAAATGTAAGATATATACAATCATATACATAGCTTTTTTAATTTGCGCATATAACATAACTGATGGCATTATGTTATTACTGTATAAGCAGGAAATATTGACAAGCTAGCATTATAATAACTAAAAAtcgttgtgcatgcatgcacaagcagGTCAGACGTATTGAGACAATTGAAGGTTACGGCGTATATTTGACACAACGTCAACTTGATGAGGCTCTGCACCAAAGCTGCAGCTCGCCGACTCGCCTTGTAAACTTAATGTCGTGCTTTTTTCCACCGACACTGATGGCGAAATCCTCTTGCTTTGGAACGCGGAGATTCCCGAAACTAAACGAAGATATTGTTGGAGCATGCTTCAGTAAGTCATGGCTGTATGAAATCTGTATGATAATTAAACTATGTCATATGCGTACAGGGTTTGTGCAGGTGCAGAAGAGGTATCCAGAAGTTGGAAGATCAACTCTCGTCAATGCTGTGAACGACAAATGTGCCAATCATAGAAGGGCTGGCACAAAGTGGCTATACACGTAAAATGAACAATCCATTTGTCTCCCCTACTTATGTCATTTACTTACTTATTTTGTCTCACTCTGACTCATTATTGATCATGAACGATTATTGGATGCAACATTGTTACATGTAGGTAGTGTACACAGATTGTTTACAACCTTGCTACAACCTTGTCTACAACCAGGTCACAACCTAGTTACAGTTTCAATTACTACCTTGTCACAGTCTTGTCACAACCTTGTTCAACAGGTTGTGACAAGGGATGTTTGAAATTAGTGAAATTAGTGTTTAGTTTAGTGTAATTtaatatgaactttgaactttcCATTGAGAATTAATGAACGAGTAAAGATATAATTGAGGTAACACAGGTAACACAATAATGATAACACCGAACCATTAATTATATGAAAACAAGAAGTCAGTCATAGTCAGTCATGTGACGTACAGTTGCCTGAAACCTTCTTGTGTCATTGTGTCATTGTGTCAGCGTAATTTCAGGATATGGTACTCATTGTATGAGTGTGAGTGATGCTTGCGTTCTGACTCCATTAGCCATgttttaaaaattaatttattatgtaCAATGCTGAATCATGAATCACAACTGCGTGCTATCACTACATCATTGCCCAGATGAAATGTACAAGTTCAATTGTACACGGTACATCATATAGGTTGGCCTTGGCCGACTCTTAAAACCAAGCATTGTGCAAAGTATTTGTGGTTTTcatggttggaggtctgaccacgaatatcacgaatgaagcgactttgcctacctttacctcgtgcaagcagcaaccacgcacGAAATTATTTTGTCCCCCCGAAAATTGGGAGCTTCTGTTGCCATCTCGCGGCTGAGTGGTCTGACCGTACATCTGTTCGAGTGTACGGATTTTTCATACAAACCGATACAAACGGATCGCCATGCGgataagggggggggggggctaagGGGGGCGAGCACCAACAGAAGCAATAATCGTTGAGTGAATGGCTGGAACCAGTCAACGTTTAGTGCAAAGTTAGATGAAGTGCAAAATTATAATGGCAGTAAGGAACAGTAAGGAAATCGTTCCCATCTCAGTGAAATCAGAAACTAATTACTACAGAATCTGTACCGTATGAATGGGGCTTGAACTTTGAACCTACAGATAGAGATTGGCCAAAGCTGTAACGTTACCTTTTACAATAATACTATTGTCGATATGTGCAAGCTCTTGTCAGTTTTCTTTATGTTGATGTAGCAGAAATGTTGCATTTACACATGAGGTACACATGAGGTTTACACACACATGAGGTTTACACATGAGCTCGTCAGGAGCTCGGCAGGGCACTGCAGTGGCCAtgtcttgagcagtttattattgctgattcagatTCAGTTAAAGGGGTTCAGttaaaggggtccggattagcgagcTTTTGCTTCAACCCTCACTGAACTAGCGAGTCTTGAGTCCTTCCCTGATGTTTGTACAGACCTCATCTCCAGCACTCATGAGTACTGGGACGAAAGTGCGTAGTACCGCGGTCGTCGTCTTTGTAGCATCAAGAGGTACGTGTtgtagctctgtgtgtgtggttctTAGCTGACCCCGTTGCATTGCATGTGACTGCAGATTTCTAAATGGGTGGACGTAGCAAGTTGCTACTACCTGACCTGCACTATTATGCGTAGACTGTAgactgtgtttgtgtagactgtgtttgtgtggctgttgtgtgtgtgtctgttgtgtgtgtctgttgtgtgtattttgattcgtggattagcaactTATTTCTTGacggctagtttgactcaatAAAGTAGTCGTGGCGAATGTAGTCGTGGCGAATGACTCCATCCAACTGATCCAATTTACACGTTGGGCACACAAAAAGAAATTGTTCAACTGGAGTgtccaatataattataggaacagACAAACATgcaacagacaaacagacaaacatgCAATGAAAAAATTTGTGTGCATAAGCTTACCCTATCAATAGCAAATCTTCTGCTTTGACACAGAGATTGCACAGTTGGTATTTCCCGAAGTACAGTAAGCTAACCATGCCCATGTTTTTAACTTTCTTTCTGGTACAGGTAGGGACTGGGTATGGAGTCAACTAAAATCtagcaaacaaaattaatatagaTGTGCAGATCTACAGTCACCCCCAGTGTCACAACTGATATTTGAATACAAAAAGTTCAAACTTACTCAATCGAGCAGTTGAttttgctagctatagtattgtGTGCTTCACTCTGTCTGACTTCACTCTGTCTGACGTTGACGTAGAGTAGAATCAATTTTGTTATTTCGATACGCTTCGTCTTCACAACTTGAAAGTCCGCTTCACAGTTATCTTCTACCTGGTAGTCTGGCTAGAAGACTCGTGATGATTTTGTCAACTAACCATACATTCCTATTATACATTcctattat is a window of Halichondria panicea chromosome 13, odHalPani1.1, whole genome shotgun sequence DNA encoding:
- the LOC135345992 gene encoding uncharacterized protein LOC135345992; this translates as MFDASFNDLKAFEPLAPPPNLASDHTMKQRPNVRRIETIEGYGVYLTQRQLDEALHQSCSSPTRLVNLMSCFFPPTLMAKSSCFGTRRFPKLNEDIVGACFRFVQVQKRYPEVGRSTLVNAVNDKCANHRRAGTKWLYT